One segment of Niveibacterium microcysteis DNA contains the following:
- a CDS encoding acyl-CoA dehydrogenase family protein, with product MLLTQDQEMIRDAVRAYAQDCIAPHAAAWDRDHEFPREALAGLAALGVLGIVVPEGDGGAGLDYVSLALAIEEIAAADGATSTIVSVQNSVVCGPLKAFGSAAQKREWLAPLARGEKLGCFCLTEPHVGSDAGAIRTRALRDGDGWRINGVKQFITTGKHADVAIVFAVTDPAAGKKGISAFVVPSSAPGYIVARVEDKLGQRASDTAQILFEDCRVGADALLGAEGEGYRIALANLEGGRIGIAAQAVGMARAALEAALRYAKERESFGQPIIGHQAVAFRLADMATRIEAARQLVWHAAALKDAGRPCLQEASQAKLFASEMAEQVCSDAIQIHGGYGYVSDFPVERIYRDVRVCQIYEGTSDIQRLVISRALAGA from the coding sequence ATGCTGCTGACGCAAGACCAGGAAATGATCCGCGATGCGGTGCGCGCCTACGCGCAGGACTGCATCGCCCCGCACGCCGCGGCCTGGGATCGCGACCATGAATTTCCGCGCGAGGCGCTCGCAGGCTTGGCCGCCCTTGGTGTGCTGGGCATCGTGGTGCCGGAAGGCGATGGCGGCGCGGGCCTCGACTATGTGTCGCTGGCGCTGGCGATTGAAGAAATCGCGGCGGCCGACGGCGCGACCTCTACCATCGTCAGCGTGCAGAACTCCGTCGTTTGCGGGCCCCTCAAGGCCTTCGGCAGCGCTGCGCAGAAGCGCGAATGGCTTGCGCCGCTGGCGCGCGGCGAAAAGCTTGGGTGTTTCTGCCTGACGGAACCGCATGTCGGCTCCGATGCCGGTGCAATCCGTACCCGCGCGCTGCGCGACGGCGATGGCTGGCGCATCAACGGCGTGAAGCAATTCATCACCACCGGCAAGCACGCCGATGTCGCGATCGTGTTTGCGGTGACCGATCCTGCAGCGGGCAAGAAAGGCATCTCCGCCTTCGTCGTACCGAGCAGCGCCCCCGGCTACATCGTGGCGCGGGTCGAGGACAAGCTGGGGCAGCGTGCGTCCGACACCGCGCAGATCCTGTTCGAGGACTGCCGCGTCGGCGCCGATGCCTTGCTCGGCGCCGAAGGTGAGGGCTACCGCATCGCGCTTGCGAACCTCGAAGGTGGCCGAATCGGCATTGCCGCGCAGGCCGTCGGCATGGCGCGGGCGGCGCTGGAAGCCGCGCTGCGCTATGCAAAGGAACGCGAGAGCTTTGGTCAGCCGATCATCGGCCACCAGGCGGTGGCCTTCCGGCTCGCCGACATGGCCACGCGCATCGAGGCCGCACGCCAGCTGGTGTGGCATGCGGCGGCGCTCAAGGATGCGGGCCGCCCGTGTTTGCAGGAAGCCTCGCAGGCAAAGCTCTTCGCCAGCGAGATGGCCGAGCAGGTGTGCTCGGATGCGATCCAGATCCACGGCGGCTATGGCTATGTGAGCGACTTCCCGGTCGAGCGCATCTACCGTGATGTGCGGGTATGCCAGATCTACGAGGGCACCAGCGATATCCAGCGGCTGGTGATCAGCCGGGCGCTGGCCGGCGCCTGA
- a CDS encoding 2-hydroxychromene-2-carboxylate isomerase, with the protein MSAFIDFYFDFASPYSYVAAHMIEEIAERHKRSVIWHPVVIGNAFKAVGGAPMQTLPLRNEYVEKDVARLARYLGLPYEHPSSYPVPTQAAACAFLWGQDRDPERAKEFARKVFAAYFVEDRNIADLDVILEIIESFGLERAAAHEALNSAPLKDRLKAETDLAMARGVFSAPFFIVDGEPFWGYSRLPILEKWLADGPF; encoded by the coding sequence TTGAGCGCCTTCATCGATTTCTATTTCGACTTTGCTTCCCCGTATTCCTATGTCGCGGCCCACATGATCGAGGAGATCGCCGAGCGGCATAAACGCAGCGTGATCTGGCATCCCGTCGTCATCGGCAATGCCTTCAAGGCGGTTGGCGGCGCACCGATGCAGACGCTGCCGCTGCGCAACGAGTATGTGGAAAAGGACGTTGCGCGCCTCGCGCGTTATCTCGGGTTGCCGTATGAGCATCCGAGTTCCTATCCGGTGCCAACCCAGGCCGCGGCCTGCGCATTCCTGTGGGGGCAGGATCGTGACCCGGAGCGTGCGAAGGAGTTTGCCCGCAAGGTTTTCGCGGCCTACTTCGTCGAGGATCGCAACATCGCCGACCTCGATGTGATTCTGGAAATCATCGAATCCTTCGGCCTCGAACGCGCTGCAGCGCATGAGGCGCTCAACAGCGCGCCGCTGAAGGATCGCCTGAAGGCCGAAACCGATCTGGCGATGGCGCGTGGCGTGTTCTCCGCGCCCTTCTTCATCGTCGACGGCGAGCCGTTCTGGGGCTACTCGCGCCTGCCGATTCTCGAAAAGTGGCTGGCCGACGGCCCCTTCTGA
- a CDS encoding 2-hydroxychromene-2-carboxylate isomerase has product MPAPIDFYFDFASPYGYLAAEVIDEIAAKYGRVVIWHPILLGAAFKAMGAAPLPSVPLKGEYVQRDVARSARFLGLPFRMPTHFPIPTQHAARAFLWLNDRNTGLARKFARAAYRAYFVEDQNISEADVVLAIAAELGIDRTELADAMASGAIKDRFKAEVDVALARGVFGSPFFIVEGEPFWGVDRLPQLEKWLAGGPF; this is encoded by the coding sequence ATGCCTGCTCCAATCGACTTCTATTTCGACTTCGCTTCCCCCTACGGCTATCTCGCCGCCGAGGTGATCGACGAGATCGCCGCCAAGTACGGGCGGGTTGTGATCTGGCACCCGATCCTGCTCGGCGCCGCCTTCAAGGCAATGGGGGCCGCGCCGCTGCCCAGCGTGCCGCTCAAGGGCGAGTATGTGCAGCGCGACGTTGCACGATCCGCGCGCTTTCTCGGCCTGCCGTTCCGGATGCCGACGCACTTCCCGATTCCGACGCAACATGCTGCGCGCGCGTTCCTGTGGCTGAACGATCGCAACACCGGCCTTGCGCGCAAGTTCGCGCGCGCCGCCTACCGGGCCTACTTCGTCGAAGATCAGAACATCTCGGAGGCGGACGTCGTCCTGGCGATTGCCGCCGAGCTTGGCATCGATCGCACCGAGCTGGCCGATGCGATGGCCTCGGGCGCGATCAAGGACCGTTTCAAGGCCGAGGTCGACGTTGCGCTTGCGCGCGGCGTGTTCGGTTCGCCCTTCTTCATCGTCGAGGGTGAGCCCTTCTGGGGCGTGGACCGCCTGCCGCAGTTGGAGAAGTGGCTCGCGGGGGGGCCGTTCTGA
- a CDS encoding class I SAM-dependent methyltransferase → MAHAEVSTLFTDKVRDYIVGRPGYPVSLAGLLMEAVGARPGQQLADVGCGTGLLAQAFLQHGFSVTGVEPNDAMRTAGAQLLSALPSFRMLSGTAERTGLPDASVDGIVVGTAFHWFDPLASRTEFSRILRPRGWVALIGNERAMLDPADRALGDLLAHFRDDAHEQMRMLDDCAPAEFLGPATRHFEVPHRLSLDHGAFVALVFSRSYMPRLGTPRRAEAEAMVDDTFSAHAAGGRYALNYRATVYATAAFGGPAQAG, encoded by the coding sequence ATGGCGCATGCCGAGGTCAGCACCCTCTTCACCGACAAGGTTCGCGATTACATCGTCGGGCGACCGGGCTACCCGGTCTCTCTCGCCGGTCTGTTGATGGAAGCGGTCGGCGCGCGCCCGGGCCAGCAGCTGGCCGATGTCGGCTGCGGCACCGGCCTGCTCGCGCAGGCCTTCCTGCAGCATGGCTTTTCGGTAACGGGCGTGGAACCGAATGACGCGATGCGGACCGCCGGCGCGCAATTGCTGTCGGCGCTGCCGTCCTTCCGCATGTTGTCCGGCACGGCCGAACGCACTGGTCTGCCGGACGCATCGGTCGATGGCATCGTCGTCGGAACTGCTTTTCATTGGTTCGATCCGCTCGCGAGCCGCACCGAGTTCTCGCGCATCCTGCGCCCACGCGGCTGGGTCGCGCTGATCGGGAATGAGCGCGCCATGCTGGATCCTGCCGATCGCGCGCTGGGCGATCTGCTCGCGCATTTTCGTGACGATGCGCATGAGCAGATGCGCATGCTGGACGACTGCGCGCCCGCCGAGTTCCTCGGGCCCGCGACACGGCATTTTGAAGTGCCGCATCGGCTATCGCTCGATCACGGTGCTTTTGTCGCGCTGGTGTTCTCGCGCTCTTACATGCCGCGGCTGGGCACGCCGCGTCGTGCCGAGGCGGAAGCCATGGTCGATGACACCTTCAGTGCGCACGCGGCGGGGGGCCGCTACGCGCTGAACTATCGCGCCACGGTGTATGCCACCGCGGCCTTTGGGGGGCCTGCGCAAGCGGGCTAG
- a CDS encoding carboxyl transferase domain-containing protein, which translates to MTVLHSQLNPRDANFQANAEAMRKVVDDLRAKLAQVAQGGSADARDKHRARGKLLARERIEALLDPGTPFLELSPMAAWGMYGGDVASGGVVAGIGRVSGRECMIVANDATVKGGTYYPITVKKHLRAQEIAAENRLPCIYLVDSGGAFLPMQDEVFPDRDHFGRIFFNQANMSAAGIPQIACVMGMCTAGGAYVPAMSDETVIVKNQGTIYLGGPPLVKAATGEEVSAEDLGGGDVHTRLSGVADYLAEDDHDALGQVRRILSHLNTQRPAGPAMAEPELPLYDASELYGVIPADSKKPFDVREVIARIVDGSRFDEFKARYGATLITGFAHIHGHPVGIVANNGILFSESAQKGAHFIELCSQRGIPLVFLQNITGFMVGRKYENGGIAKDGAKMVTAVSCAKVPKFTVVIGGSFGAGNYGMCGRAYSPRFLWMWPNARISVMGGEQAASVLAQVKKDGIAAKGGSWSAEEEEAFKAPIRQQYETQGHPYYASARLWDDGIIDPADTRRVLGLAIAASLNAPIEATRFGVFRM; encoded by the coding sequence ATGACCGTACTGCATTCACAACTCAACCCGCGCGACGCGAACTTTCAGGCGAATGCCGAGGCGATGCGCAAGGTGGTCGACGACCTGCGCGCGAAACTCGCGCAGGTGGCGCAAGGGGGTAGCGCCGATGCGCGCGACAAGCATCGCGCACGCGGCAAGCTGCTCGCACGCGAGCGCATCGAAGCACTGCTCGATCCGGGCACACCTTTCCTTGAACTCTCGCCGATGGCGGCGTGGGGCATGTATGGCGGCGATGTCGCATCCGGCGGCGTGGTCGCCGGCATCGGTCGCGTATCGGGCCGCGAATGCATGATCGTCGCCAACGATGCCACGGTGAAAGGCGGCACCTACTACCCGATCACGGTGAAGAAGCACCTGCGCGCGCAGGAGATCGCCGCCGAGAACCGGCTGCCCTGCATCTACCTGGTCGATTCGGGCGGCGCCTTCCTGCCGATGCAGGACGAGGTGTTCCCCGATCGCGATCACTTCGGCCGCATCTTCTTCAACCAGGCCAACATGAGTGCTGCGGGCATCCCGCAGATTGCCTGCGTGATGGGCATGTGCACCGCGGGCGGCGCCTATGTGCCGGCGATGAGCGATGAAACCGTGATCGTGAAGAACCAGGGGACGATCTACCTCGGCGGCCCGCCACTGGTGAAGGCCGCCACTGGCGAAGAAGTGAGTGCCGAGGACCTCGGTGGCGGCGATGTGCACACGCGGCTCTCGGGCGTGGCCGACTACCTCGCTGAAGACGATCACGACGCCCTCGGGCAGGTGCGCCGCATCCTTTCGCACCTGAATACGCAGCGCCCGGCTGGCCCCGCCATGGCGGAGCCCGAACTACCGTTGTACGACGCCAGTGAGCTCTACGGTGTGATTCCGGCCGATTCGAAGAAACCCTTCGATGTGCGCGAAGTGATCGCGCGCATCGTCGACGGATCGCGCTTCGACGAGTTCAAGGCGCGCTACGGCGCAACGCTGATCACCGGCTTCGCACACATCCACGGCCACCCGGTCGGCATCGTCGCGAACAACGGCATCCTGTTTTCGGAGAGCGCACAGAAGGGCGCGCACTTCATCGAACTGTGCAGCCAGCGCGGCATTCCGCTGGTGTTTCTGCAGAACATCACCGGCTTCATGGTGGGCCGCAAGTACGAGAACGGCGGCATTGCGAAGGACGGCGCGAAGATGGTGACTGCGGTGTCCTGCGCGAAGGTGCCCAAGTTCACCGTGGTGATCGGTGGCAGTTTCGGCGCGGGCAACTACGGCATGTGTGGCCGTGCTTACTCACCGCGCTTCCTGTGGATGTGGCCCAACGCGCGCATCTCGGTGATGGGCGGCGAGCAGGCCGCAAGCGTCCTCGCGCAGGTCAAGAAAGATGGCATCGCGGCGAAAGGCGGCAGCTGGAGCGCGGAGGAGGAAGAGGCCTTCAAGGCACCGATCCGCCAGCAATACGAAACCCAGGGCCACCCCTACTACGCCAGCGCGCGCCTGTGGGACGACGGCATCATCGACCCGGCCGACACCCGCCGCGTGCTGGGTCTCGCGATCGCCGCGTCGCTGAATGCGCCGATTGAAGCGACACGCTTCGGCGTGTTCCGGATGTAA
- a CDS encoding enoyl-CoA hydratase/isomerase family protein, with product MSEVVQMSVAGGVGRLKLNRPERHNALDEQLIHDTHRAFDLLAGNPAVRVIVLCSDGPSFCAGADLEWMKRASHLDGQANFNDARQLAALLYAIATCPKPVVARVQGSAYGGGVGMISVCDIAVGVEGAQFALTEVRLGIAAATISPYVLAAIGARQARRLVLTGERFDAHRAKGYGLLHEVVAADQLDAEVDRVIALLLLGGPAAQAAVKDLIRDVEGEPLSRELTDATARRLAEIRASREGREGITAFLEKRKPNWVPVE from the coding sequence ATGAGCGAAGTCGTACAGATGTCGGTGGCCGGCGGTGTCGGCCGCCTCAAACTCAATCGACCAGAGCGCCACAATGCGCTCGACGAGCAACTGATCCATGACACGCACCGCGCCTTCGATCTGCTCGCGGGCAATCCGGCGGTGCGGGTCATCGTGCTGTGCTCGGATGGCCCCTCGTTCTGCGCCGGCGCGGATCTCGAATGGATGAAGCGCGCGTCGCATCTCGACGGGCAAGCCAACTTCAACGATGCGCGCCAGCTCGCCGCCTTGCTGTATGCGATTGCGACCTGTCCCAAGCCGGTGGTGGCGCGGGTGCAGGGCTCGGCTTACGGCGGTGGTGTCGGCATGATCAGCGTGTGTGACATCGCCGTCGGTGTCGAAGGCGCGCAGTTCGCACTGACTGAGGTCCGGCTCGGCATCGCTGCGGCGACGATCAGCCCCTACGTGCTTGCGGCGATCGGCGCGCGCCAGGCGCGCCGACTGGTACTCACCGGCGAGCGCTTCGACGCCCACCGCGCGAAGGGCTACGGCTTGCTGCATGAGGTGGTGGCCGCCGATCAGCTCGACGCCGAGGTGGACCGCGTCATCGCGCTGCTGCTGCTCGGTGGCCCGGCCGCGCAGGCCGCCGTGAAAGACCTGATCCGCGACGTGGAAGGTGAGCCGCTCTCGCGCGAACTGACCGATGCGACTGCACGACGCCTGGCCGAGATCCGCGCCAGCCGCGAAGGCCGCGAAGGCATCACCGCGTTTCTGGAAAAGCGCAAACCCAACTGGGTGCCGGTGGAGTAG
- a CDS encoding cupin domain-containing protein — MSDAKPVLRLADLSLETFSHGERFADAYAALGPLLGLRHLGVGYDVIPPGKAICPFHNHHANDEFYVVLEGEGSYRFGDAHHPVSAGDVMGAPAGGRDTAHHLINTGSVPLRVLVISSMREPDVCEYPDSDKFLVMAGKAPGGDGVATFRHVGRRADAVDYWEGE; from the coding sequence ATGAGCGACGCGAAACCCGTGCTGCGTTTGGCTGATCTGTCGCTCGAAACCTTCAGCCACGGCGAACGTTTCGCCGACGCCTATGCGGCCCTCGGCCCTTTGCTCGGCCTGCGCCATCTCGGCGTGGGTTATGACGTGATCCCGCCCGGCAAGGCGATCTGCCCCTTCCACAACCACCACGCCAACGATGAGTTCTATGTCGTGCTTGAGGGCGAGGGCAGCTATCGCTTCGGTGATGCGCACCACCCGGTCTCCGCCGGCGATGTCATGGGCGCCCCCGCGGGTGGTCGCGACACCGCGCACCACCTCATCAACACCGGCAGCGTGCCGCTCAGGGTGCTGGTGATCAGCTCGATGCGCGAGCCGGACGTGTGCGAATACCCCGACTCCGACAAGTTTCTCGTGATGGCCGGCAAGGCGCCCGGTGGCGACGGCGTGGCCACGTTTCGCCACGTCGGGCGGAGGGCGGATGCGGTGGACTATTGGGAGGGCGAGTAA
- a CDS encoding acetyl/propionyl/methylcrotonyl-CoA carboxylase subunit alpha, producing MFDKILIANRGEIACRVIRTARRLGIRSVAVYSDADAGARHVRLADEAVHIGPAAARESYLSITAILNAAKRSGAQAIHPGYGFLSENEDFAEACEAAGLVFIGPPASAIRAMGSKSAAKSLMEKAGVPLVPGYHGDDQDANLLAAKAATIGFPVLIKASAGGGGKGIRIVNHADEFMAALGSCKREALAAFGDDKVLVERYLQRPRHIEIQVFADRRGNVVHLFERDCSVQRRHQKVLEEAPAPGMTPERRAAMGAAACEAARAIGYVGAGTVEFICEPDGRFYFMEMNTRLQVEHPVTEMITGLDLVEWQLRVAADEALPLVQEQIALRGHAIEARIYAEDPTRGFLPATGTLSHLDTPTEGVHVRIDSGIEEGDAITPHYDPMIAKLIVWDDSRERAIARMLQALGGYRIVGVGNNVEFLSRLVACPAFTSADLDTGLIEREHDYLFPAEADAPGEVFLLAALARLLRERQDAVVDASPWAARDGWRITGAARRVLVYRHHEREVKVMIAYEAGRFRLECEGRSVHACGELGPRDELRAVFDGSRLNATVVVARERRHVFLHGRCWVVAAVDPLVRSAQGREAGGGLAAPMPGKVVALLAEAGARVERGAPLLVLEAMKMEHTITAPGAGIVKAFRFAVGDQVSDGAALLDFEEVAA from the coding sequence ATGTTCGACAAGATCCTGATCGCCAATCGCGGCGAAATTGCGTGCCGTGTGATCCGCACCGCGCGCCGCCTTGGTATCCGCAGCGTGGCGGTCTATTCCGATGCCGATGCGGGGGCGCGGCATGTGCGCCTGGCCGATGAGGCGGTGCACATCGGCCCGGCTGCGGCGCGCGAGTCCTACCTGTCCATCACCGCGATCCTGAATGCGGCCAAACGCAGTGGTGCGCAGGCGATCCACCCTGGCTACGGTTTCCTCTCCGAGAACGAAGATTTCGCCGAGGCCTGCGAGGCGGCAGGGCTGGTGTTCATCGGGCCTCCGGCGTCGGCGATCCGCGCGATGGGCTCGAAGTCCGCCGCGAAGTCGTTGATGGAGAAAGCCGGCGTGCCACTGGTGCCGGGGTATCACGGCGATGATCAGGACGCGAACCTTCTCGCTGCAAAAGCGGCGACGATTGGCTTCCCGGTGCTGATCAAGGCAAGCGCCGGCGGCGGTGGCAAAGGTATCCGCATCGTCAACCATGCGGACGAGTTCATGGCGGCGCTGGGGTCCTGCAAGCGGGAGGCCCTGGCCGCCTTTGGCGACGACAAGGTGCTGGTCGAACGTTATCTGCAGCGGCCCCGGCATATCGAAATCCAGGTATTCGCAGATCGCCGTGGCAATGTCGTGCATCTGTTCGAGCGCGACTGTTCCGTGCAGCGTCGCCACCAGAAGGTGCTTGAAGAGGCGCCGGCGCCCGGCATGACGCCAGAGCGGCGCGCGGCCATGGGCGCGGCGGCGTGCGAGGCGGCGCGCGCGATCGGCTATGTCGGCGCGGGCACCGTGGAATTCATCTGCGAGCCGGATGGGCGCTTCTACTTCATGGAGATGAACACCCGGTTGCAGGTCGAGCACCCGGTGACCGAGATGATCACCGGCCTCGACCTCGTCGAGTGGCAACTGCGTGTCGCGGCGGACGAGGCCCTGCCGCTGGTGCAGGAGCAGATCGCGTTGCGCGGGCATGCGATCGAGGCCCGCATCTATGCCGAAGACCCCACGCGCGGCTTCCTGCCCGCAACCGGCACGCTGAGCCATCTCGATACGCCGACCGAAGGCGTGCACGTGCGCATCGATTCCGGCATCGAGGAAGGTGATGCGATCACGCCCCACTATGACCCGATGATCGCAAAGCTGATCGTGTGGGACGACAGCCGCGAGCGCGCCATCGCGCGCATGTTGCAGGCCCTGGGCGGCTACCGCATCGTCGGCGTGGGCAATAACGTCGAGTTTCTCTCGCGCCTGGTCGCGTGCCCGGCGTTTACATCGGCGGATCTCGATACCGGTTTGATCGAACGCGAGCACGACTACCTGTTCCCCGCCGAGGCCGATGCGCCGGGCGAAGTCTTCCTGCTGGCAGCGCTGGCGCGTCTGCTGCGGGAACGTCAGGATGCGGTCGTCGATGCGTCACCGTGGGCAGCGCGTGACGGTTGGCGCATCACCGGTGCAGCGCGGCGCGTGCTCGTCTACCGCCACCACGAGCGTGAAGTGAAGGTGATGATTGCCTACGAGGCGGGCAGATTCCGGCTGGAGTGCGAGGGCCGCAGCGTGCATGCCTGTGGCGAACTTGGGCCGCGCGACGAACTGCGTGCGGTGTTCGATGGCAGCCGGTTGAACGCGACGGTGGTCGTCGCGCGCGAACGCCGACATGTCTTCCTGCACGGCCGTTGCTGGGTGGTCGCGGCGGTCGACCCGCTGGTGCGCAGCGCACAGGGCCGTGAGGCGGGTGGCGGGCTCGCAGCGCCGATGCCGGGCAAGGTGGTTGCGCTGCTGGCCGAGGCCGGCGCGCGTGTCGAACGCGGCGCGCCGCTGCTGGTGCTGGAAGCGATGAAGATGGAGCATACGATCACTGCACCCGGCGCGGGTATCGTAAAGGCCTTCCGCTTTGCGGTTGGTGACCAGGTCAGCGACGGTGCTGCCCTGCTTGATTTCGAGGAGGTCGCGGCATGA
- a CDS encoding Dabb family protein: MIRHLVLFRFRPDLPATQVDEAVAAFRALQWAIDAVKAFEDGTNVSPEGLAHGYTHAFLLAFETAAARDAYLEHPAHKAFVAFIQPLLHEALVFDWNRT, translated from the coding sequence ATGATCCGGCATCTGGTGTTGTTCCGCTTCCGGCCTGATCTGCCCGCAACGCAAGTGGACGAGGCGGTGGCCGCGTTCCGTGCCTTGCAGTGGGCGATCGATGCCGTGAAGGCTTTCGAGGACGGCACCAACGTCAGCCCCGAGGGGCTCGCTCACGGCTACACGCACGCCTTCCTGCTGGCTTTCGAGACCGCTGCAGCGCGCGACGCCTACCTTGAGCATCCGGCGCACAAAGCCTTTGTGGCGTTCATCCAGCCCCTGCTGCACGAGGCGCTCGTGTTCGACTGGAATCGCACATGA
- a CDS encoding 2-hydroxyacid dehydrogenase: MKTHIDLVAAGGYSAAEWQAGFDACDAPIKVHEVADAPPCRYALAWGAQPALYAAQPGLRAVFSMGAGVEHLLSDPSLPADLPLIRLEDAGMAAQMAGYAVWGVLRHLRRFDESAAAARRGEDWGGWRSPPATGARVGVMGLGVMGQATLAALAPLGFVLRGWSRSPREIAGVECHAGTAALDRFLDGLDAVVCVLPHTRDTENLLNAARFARLAKGALVLNAGRGSLIVDTDLLAALDSGQLGAAVLDVFREEPLPAGHPYLTHPRVTATPHIAARTQIPLTARQVADKIARLEAGLSVSGLVERARGY, translated from the coding sequence ATGAAGACGCATATCGACCTGGTCGCCGCGGGGGGCTACAGCGCGGCGGAATGGCAGGCCGGATTCGACGCCTGCGACGCGCCGATCAAGGTCCACGAGGTCGCCGATGCGCCGCCATGCCGCTACGCGCTGGCATGGGGCGCCCAACCCGCGCTGTACGCCGCGCAGCCAGGGTTGCGTGCAGTGTTCTCGATGGGCGCTGGCGTTGAGCATTTGCTGAGCGATCCATCCCTGCCAGCCGATCTGCCGCTGATACGCCTTGAAGATGCGGGCATGGCCGCGCAGATGGCAGGCTATGCGGTGTGGGGTGTGCTGCGCCATTTGCGGCGCTTCGACGAGAGCGCCGCGGCTGCGCGTCGCGGCGAAGACTGGGGCGGCTGGCGCAGCCCGCCGGCCACCGGGGCACGGGTTGGCGTGATGGGCCTTGGCGTGATGGGGCAGGCCACGCTTGCCGCGCTGGCCCCGCTGGGTTTCGTGCTGCGCGGCTGGAGCCGCAGCCCGCGCGAGATCGCGGGGGTCGAATGCCACGCCGGCACGGCGGCGCTGGATCGTTTTCTCGACGGGCTCGATGCCGTGGTCTGCGTGCTGCCGCACACGCGCGACACCGAGAACCTGCTCAACGCTGCGCGGTTCGCGCGGCTGGCGAAGGGGGCGTTGGTGCTCAACGCCGGGCGCGGCAGCCTGATTGTTGACACCGACCTGCTTGCCGCACTCGACAGTGGGCAGCTCGGCGCGGCGGTGCTCGACGTATTCCGCGAAGAACCCTTGCCGGCGGGTCACCCCTACCTGACCCATCCACGCGTGACTGCCACGCCGCATATCGCCGCCCGCACGCAGATCCCGCTGACCGCGCGTCAGGTGGCCGACAAGATTGCGCGGCTTGAGGCTGGTCTCTCGGTGAGCGGGCTCGTCGAGCGCGCGCGCGGCTACTGA
- a CDS encoding NUDIX domain-containing protein → MSEEIECLSSRVVYQNRWLRVREDQVRRPSGHRGIYGVVEKPDFVVIAPIQDGMVYLVEQYRYPVAGRYWELPQGSWEDTPGADPEALAAGELREETGLVASSIRPVGHLFLAYGFCSQGYHVFHATGLGFAGEQRDAEEEGLVAKAFPLAEVEAMICRGEIKDATTVAVWGLLKMKGLL, encoded by the coding sequence ATGAGCGAAGAAATCGAATGCCTGAGTTCCCGGGTTGTCTACCAGAACCGATGGCTGCGCGTGCGTGAGGATCAGGTGCGGCGGCCGAGCGGACATCGCGGCATCTACGGCGTGGTGGAGAAGCCGGACTTCGTCGTTATCGCACCGATCCAGGACGGCATGGTTTACCTCGTCGAGCAATACCGTTACCCGGTTGCCGGGCGCTACTGGGAGCTGCCGCAAGGCTCCTGGGAAGACACGCCGGGCGCCGATCCGGAGGCGCTGGCCGCGGGCGAGTTGCGTGAAGAAACCGGCCTTGTCGCGAGCTCGATCCGCCCGGTTGGCCATCTGTTCCTTGCCTACGGTTTCTGCAGCCAGGGCTACCACGTGTTCCATGCGACCGGGCTGGGTTTCGCCGGCGAACAGCGTGACGCCGAAGAAGAGGGGCTTGTTGCCAAGGCGTTCCCGCTGGCTGAGGTCGAGGCGATGATCTGCCGCGGCGAGATCAAGGATGCAACCACGGTTGCGGTGTGGGGCTTGCTGAAGATGAAGGGCTTGCTTTGA